In Penicillium oxalicum strain HP7-1 chromosome VII, whole genome shotgun sequence, one DNA window encodes the following:
- a CDS encoding Ubiquinone biosynthesis protein coq4, giving the protein MSALRSPSSRGLRKLTSHRSPLATSTCRSFSILNRPKPNYPGHVPLTTIERGALALGSAFGSLINPRRADLIAALGEATATPYFIYRLRDAMLSNPTGRRILRDRPRITSETLQMSYLRTLPENSVGRTYATWLDREGVSPDTRDSVQYIDDEECAYVMQRYRECHDFYHAVTGLPIFVEGELALKALEFLNTLLPMTGLSLFAFVRMKPAEKERFLTLHLPWAIRSGLKSEELINVYWEEVLEKDVNELRAELNIEQPPDLREIRKMMRQQQKREKERLEQMSS; this is encoded by the exons ATGTCGGCTCTCAGAAGCCCCAGTTCCCGTGGTCTTCGTAAGCTCACTTCACATCGCTCACCACTTGCTACGAGCACCTGCCGATCATTCTCGATCCTCAATCGGCCTAAGCCCAATTACCCTGGCCATGTGCCATTGACAACAATTGAACGCGGCGCTCTGGCCCTAGGCTCGGCATTTGGTTCATTGATCAATCCCCGTAGAGCAG ATCTTATTGCCGCGTTGGGTGAGGCGACCGCAACTCCATACTTTATCTATCGTCTTCGAGATGCGATGCTCTCCAACCCCACTGGTCGACGCATTCTTCGCGATCGCCCGCGCATAACCTCGGAGACCCTCCAAATGTCCTACCTGCGCACTCTTCCCGAGAACTCTGTTGGTCGCACGTACGCCACCTGGCTCGACCGAGAGGGTGTCTCCCCAGACACACGGGACAGTGTACAATAcattgatgatgaagaatgtGCATACGTTATGCAGCGGTATCGCGAATGCCATGATTTCTACCACGCGGTGACGGGTCTCCCTATTTTTGTTGAAGGTGAACTGGCCTTGAAGGCATTGGAGTTCTTGAACACGCTTCTTCCTATGACCGGGTTGAGTCTCTTCGCTTTTGTTCGGATGAAGCCCGCAGAGAAGGAGCGCTTCTTGACCCTGCATTTGCCGTGGGCAATCCGCAGCGGGTTGAAAAGTGAGGAGTTGATCAATGTGTACTGGGAAGAGGTACTGGAGAAGGATGTGAATGAACTACGAGCGGAGCTCAATATCGAACAGCCACCGGATTTGAGAGAGATTCGAAAAATGATGAGGCAGCAGCAGAagcgggagaaagaaaggctGGAACAGATGTCGAGTTGA
- a CDS encoding Mitochondrial intermembrane space cysteine motif-containing protein MIX17 — MPRQQRRAAPTPARSAPTRPTAAPARPAAPASQQSQPHSTAAHPSQATPMQQAAPVQQSSGGGFLSQIASTAAGVAAGHVAATGITNALGWGSSSHSAPAEAQQAAPAENQSMDNGLWQSSASQSAFETPACDTDIRNFRRCMDDNKGDMTICGWYLDQLKACQAAAKPY, encoded by the exons ATGCCTCGCCAACAACGCCGTGCTGCTCCTACTCCTGCGCGTAGCGCCCCTACCCGTCCTACCGCGGCTCCTGCCCGGCCCGCCGCACCTGCTTCCCAGCAGTCGCAGCCTCACTCAACGGCCGCGCACCCCAGCCAGGCTACCCCTATGCAGCAGGCTGCTCCTGTCCAGCAAAGCTCTGGCGGTGGCTTCCTGAGCCAAATCGCCTCGACCGCTGC TGGTGTCGCTGCTGGTCATGTCGCTGCCACCGGTATCACCAACGCTCTCGGCTGGGGCTCCAGCTCCCACTCCGCTCCTGCCGAGGCCCAACAGGCCGCCCCGGCCGAGAACCAGTCCATGGACAACGGTCTGTGGCAAAGCAGCGCTTCCCAGTCAGCCTTTGAGACTCCCGCTTGCGACACCGACATTCGCAACTTCCGTCGCTGCATGGACGACAACAAGGGTGATATGACTATTTGCGGTTGGTACTTGGACCAGCTG AAGGCCTGCCAGGCTGCTGCCAAGCCCTACTAA
- a CDS encoding Dolichyl-phosphate-mannose--protein mannosyltransferase 1: MGQKSKDTLAVRPQSRGRRSRSRSPNPKSGKSTKVASYASDGVRDNDIFNLPASDYKLLVLVTLIAAAVRLFRIYQPTSVVFDEVHFGGFASKYIKGKFFMDVHPPLAKLLITLAGWLAGFDGEFDFKDIGKDYLEPGVPYVAMRMLPAILGVLTVSLMFLTLKATGCRTSTAVMGAGLVIFDNALTTQSRLILLDSPLVFFTALTALTFTCFTNQQELGPSSAFKGPWWFWLAATGVSLGATLSVKWVGLFTMGWVGSLTVLQLWIVLGDAKTVTPRLWFKHFFSRVFCLIVIPVGFYMAMFYIHFLCLVNPGEGDGFMSSEFQATLNSKSMQDVPADVSFGSRVSLRHWNTQGGYLHSHNHMYPTGSKQQQITLYPHKDENNVFVMENQTQPLGPYGEIEGPYAWDNSTVSFIEDGAVIRLYHEITHRRVHSHDERPPVTEADWQFEVSAYGYEGFPGDANDLFKVEIVKSMSDGAEAKKRVRTIQTKFRLVHVMTGCVLFSHKVKLPEWGFEQQEVTCARGGTLPNSVWYIESNYHPMMPVDAEKVNYRNPGFLGKFWELQKVMWTTNAGLVESHAWDSRPPSWPTLLRGINFWGKDNRQIYLLGNPLIWWSSTAAIGIYFVFKALAVIRWQRSCNDYRHVTFKRFDYEVGMSVLGWFFHYFPFYLMARQLFLHHYLPALYFAIMVLCQEFDFITSRIKSLGLASKPAIGKIMMAGFLLLSIAVFTLYSPLVYGNPWTQSACQKVKLLNGWDFDCNTFHTDLSQYITGVNSVANVVPTTPASVPQVASQQEQQQAPAVEVPHQQQEQEQPDQAAVTSAKLSGSVARVEYRDQHGNVLPEDVVASLRSEGKVKFETRYESRSKLEHAQEIPIVNGQLAPPHPDVEGQNPETGAGKPEDSVPPEKPASVAEEKTQSVESSGSPEAKPASEGLEATK, from the exons ATGGGCCAGAAATCGAAGGATACACTGGCCGTCCGGCCACAGAGTCGCGGGCGCAGATCCCGCAGTCGATCTCCGAATCCGAAGAGTGGAAAGTCCACCAAAGTCGCCAGCTATGCATCGGACGGCGTGCGAGACAATGACATCTTCAACTTGCCTGCTTCGGATTATAAATTGCTGGTTTTGGTGACCCTGATCGCGGCTGCCGTGCGCTTGTTTCGCATTTACCAACCCACCAGTGTAGTGTTCGATGAAGTCCA TTTTGGTGGGTTTGCAAGCAAGTACATCAAGGGAAAGTTCTTCATGGATGTTCATCCACCGCTCGCAAAACTCTTGATCACTCTTGCTGGTTGGTTGGCTGGGTTTGATGGAGAATTCGACTTCAAAGACATTGGCAAGGACTACCTGGAGCCAGGGGTGCCCTACGTCGCAATGCGAATGCTTCCTGCGATTTTAGGTGTTCTCACTGTGTCCCTGATGTTCTTGACACTAAAAGCCACTGGATGCCGGACCTCCACGGCGGTGATGGGCGCTGGACTTGTCATCTTCG ATAACGCGCTTACTACTCAGTCCCGCCTCATTCTCCTTGACTCGCCTCTCGTCTTTTTCACGGCCCTAACCGCATTGACATTCACTTGCTTCACGAATCAACAAGAATTGGGACCTTCATCCGCATTCAAGGGACCATGGTGGTTTTGGTTGGCTGCAACGGGTGTCTCTCTCGGGGCCACACTGAGTGTAAAATGGGTGGGCCTCTTCACTATGGGCTGGGTTGGATCTCTCACGGTCCTCCAGCTTTGGATCGTGCTCGGTGATGCGAAGACTGTGACTCCC CGATTGTGGTTCAAGCACTTCTTCTCCCGGGTTTTCTGCCTGATCGTCATTCCCGTCGGATTCTACATGGCCATGTTCTACATTCACTTCCTCTGCTTGGTCAATCCTGGGGAGGGCGACGGTTTCATGTCATCCGAATTTCAGGCTACCCTCAACTCCAAGTCCATGCAGGATGTGCCAGCAGATGTGTCCTTTGGCTCTCGCGTTAGCCTTCGTCATTGGAACACTCAAGGCGGCTACCTTCACTCCCATAATCACATGTACCCCACCGGTAGCAAGCAGCAGCAGATCACTCTTTACCCGCACAAGGACGAGAACAATGTGTTTGTCATGGAAAACCAGACTCAGCCCCTTGGTCCTTATGGTGAGATCGAAGGTCCTTATGCCTGGGATAACTCAACCGTGAGTTTCATCGAGGACGGGGCTGTGATCCGTCTGTACCACGAGATTACTCACCGCCGAGTTCATTCGCACGATGAGAGACCCCCAGTTACCGAAGCAGATTGGCAATTCGAGGTCTCCGCATATGGTTATGAAGGATTCCCCGGTGACGCCAATGATCTTTTCAAGGTTGAGATCGTGAAATCCATGTCTGACGGCGCTGAAGCCAAGAAGCGCGTGCGTACCATTCAGACTAAATTCAGACTTGTCCATGTCATGACAGGCTGTGTGCTCTTTTCTCACAAAGTCAAACTCCCTGAATGGGGCTTTGAGCAGCAAGAGGTGACTTGCGCGCGCGGTGGAACTTTGCCCAACAGTGTCTGGTACATCGAATCTAACTATCACCCCATGATGCCGGTGGATGCTGAGAAGGTCAACTACCGCAACCCCGGATTCTTGGGCAAGTTTTGGGAATTACAAAAGGTTATGTGGACAACCAATGCTGGCTTGGTCGAGTCGCACGCCTGGGATTCTCGCCCGCCATCGTGGCCAACTCTTCTCCGTGGTATCAACTTCTGGGGCAAGGACAACCGCCAGATCTACCTTCTGGGTAATCCTCTTATTTGGTGGTCTTCCACAGCTGCCATTGGCATTTACTTTGTTTTCAAAGCACTCGCGGTCATTCGCTGGCAGCGCAGCTGCAATGATTACCGCCACGTCACATTCAAGCGTTTTGACTATGAAGTCGGTATGAGCGTCCTGGGATGGTTCTTCCACTACTTCCCCTTCTACCTCATGGCTCGTCAACTGTTCCTTCACCACTACCTTCCTGCGCTCTATTTTGCCATCATGGTCCTCTGCCAAGAGTTTGACTTCATCACATCACGCATTAAAAGCCTGGGCTTGGCGTCAAAACCGGCTATTGGCAAAATTATGATGGCGGGTTTCTTGCTGCTCAGCATCGCTGTTTTCACGCTGTACTCTCCTCTGGTTTATGGCAACCCATGGACACAGAGTGCGTGCCAGAAGGTGAAGCTGCTGAATGGTTGGGACTTCGATTGCAACACCTTTCACACCGAC CTCAGCCAATACATCACGGGTGTGAACAGCGTCGCCAACGTTGTTCCGACCACGCCAGCCTCAGTGCCTCAAGTCGCGTCCcagcaggagcagcagcaggccCCTGCTGTTGAGGTTCCTCACCAGCAacaggagcaggagcagcCTGATCAGGCCGCCGTCACCTCAGCCAAATTGTCCGGATCTGTTGCTCGAGTGGAATATCGCGACCAGCACGGCAACGTCCTTCCTGAGGATGTTGTCGCTTCGCTGCGCTCAGAAGGCAAGGTC
- a CDS encoding Cytochrome oxidase assembly protein shy1, protein MRSILSVVQRTSVGVWSAPARGAQTSVLAWKADGVCSRCRLQQSRQFSNSRPVTDSLLNVDHPAKLVRVNRKHGPGLIILALIPIIAFGLGTWQVQRLDRKTKMIAKFEDRLIKPPLPLPPRVDPNAISDFDYRRVVATGRYRHDQEMLVGPRMNDGEDGFQVVTPLERGDGQSTILVNRGWISRKLMNQKDRPEGLPQGEVVVEGLLREPWKKNMFTPVNKPEEGKFYFPDIQQMADLTGSQPVWIEETMVPELVEIYDRIAKGRPVGRAAEVNLRNNHAQYIFTWYGLSLATSIMLWMVVRKKPNDALRRVRQNRNWS, encoded by the exons ATGCGATCAATACTCTCGGTCGTCCAGCGGACCTCCGTAGGAGTCTGGTCAGCTCCAGCACGCGGAGCCCAGACGAGCGTACTGGCATGGAAAGCAGATGGAGTCTGCTCAAGATGCCGTCTGCAGCAGAGTCGCCAATTCTCGAACTCGCGGCCAGTCACCGATTCCCTCTTGAACGTCGACCATCCAGCCAAGCTGGTGAGAGTCAATCGGAAGCATGGCCCTGGCCTAATTATCCTCG CTCTGATTCCAATCATTGCGTTCGGTCTGGGCACATGGCAAGTTCAGCGCTTGGAcagaaagacaaagatgaTCGCCAAATTTGAAGACCGTTTGATCAAGCCTCCGCTTCCGCTGCCGCCACGAGTTGATCCCAACGCTATTTCGGATTTCGATTACCGCCGTGTGGTCGCTACCGGTCGCTACCGTCACGACCAAGAGATGCTGGTTGGACCTCGAATGAACGATGGCGAAGACGGCTTCCAAGTTGTGACACCCCTTGAGCGTGGAGACGGCCAAAGCACAATTCTCGTCAACCGTGGCTGGATCTCCCGAAAGTTGATGAATCAAAAGGACCGCCCTGAGGGCTTGCCTCAAGGCGAGGTTGTCGTGGAAGGTCTACTGCGAGAGCCGTGGAAGAAAAACATGTTCACCCCCGTGAACAAGCCCGAAGAAGGCAAATTCTACTTCCCAGACATTCAGCAGATGGCTGACCTGACAGGTAGCCAGCCAGTTTGGATTGAAGAGACTATGG TTCCTGAGTTGGTCGAAATATATGATCGTATTGCAAAGGGACGACCTGTTGGGCGCGCCGCGGAAGTCAACCTGCGAAATAACCACGCCCAGTATATTTTCACCTG GTACGGCTTGTCATTGGCCACGTCCATCATGCTTTGGATGGTAGTGCGCAAGAAGCCGAATGACGCCTTGCGCCGAGTGCGCCAGAATCGCAACTGGTCGTAG
- a CDS encoding DNA-binding protein: MADAELEEIRRARLAQLQQQAASRGGPSQEGGQEDQRRQAESERRSAIMSQILDPAAADRLGRIRLVKESRAVDIENRLMMLAQTGQIRQKVTEDQLKELLNAVAENQRKEEEEQKIVITRRKGGWDDDDDLLDL, translated from the exons ATGGCCGACGCAGAGCTTGAAGAG ATCAGACGAGCTCGCCTTGCGCAGCTCCAACAGCAGGCTGCTTCGCGTGGAGGACCCAGTCAGGAAGGTGGTCAGGAAGATCAGAGGAG GCAAGCTGAAT CCGAACGCCGCTCAGCAATCATGAGCCAAATCCTCGACCCTGCCGCCGCCGATCGTCTGGGCCGTATCCGTCTTGTCAAAGAGTCCCGCGCTGTCGACATTGAGAATCGTCTGATGATGCTCGCCCAGACCGGCCAAATTCGCCAAAAGGTGACCGAGGACCAGCTGAAGGAACTCTTGAACGCCGTGGCCGAGAACCAAcggaaggaagaagaggaacagaAGATTGTCATCACTCGACGCAAGGGTGGCtgggatgacgatgatgatttgCTCGATCTGTGA